The following are encoded together in the Triticum dicoccoides isolate Atlit2015 ecotype Zavitan chromosome 6B, WEW_v2.0, whole genome shotgun sequence genome:
- the LOC119322239 gene encoding uncharacterized protein LOC119322239, whose product MARRKVGEWIRKRKMPRKLAAKRESKTSGASEPILSSKAACESCSSASGGAPAPTSRNAAVSRSRNGAGALPAHSKSRVSSFLSMLMRWRPRVNVMAVLCEQVVYHLMWVVESVVLVGRLCFFLMRFGFKQL is encoded by the coding sequence ATGGCGCGCAGGAAGGTGGGCGAGTGGATACGGAAGCGTAAGATGCCGAGGAAGCTGGCGGCCAAGCGAGAGAGCAAGACCAGCGGGGCGTCGGAACCGATACTGTCGAGCAAGGCGGCATGTGAGAGCTGCAGCAGTGCCTCTGGCGGGGCACCGGCACCGACGTCTAGGAATGCGGCCGTGAGCCGGAGCAGAAATGGTGCCGGTGCGCTACCGGCGCATTCGAAGTCTCGGGTGAGCTCCTTCCTGTCGATGCTTATGAGGTGGCGGCCGCGCGTGAACGTGATGGCCGTGCTATGCGAGCAGGTGGTGTACCACCTGATGTGGGTGGTGGAGTCTGTGGTGTTGGTTGGGAGGCTCTG